In Streptomyces chartreusis NRRL 3882, the following are encoded in one genomic region:
- a CDS encoding amino acid ABC transporter ATP-binding protein → MAVDPLIELRDVNKHFGELHVLQDINLTVGRGEVVVVIGPSGSGKSTLCRAINRLETIESGEIVLDGQPLPDEGKPLARLRADVGMVFQSFNLFAHKTVLQNVSLGQVKVRGRRKEDAEKRSRELLDRVGVADQADKYPAQLSGGQQQRVAIARALAMEPKAMLFDEPTSALDPEMINEVLEVMKQLAREGMTMIVVTHEMGFARSAANRVVFMADGRIVEDRTPDEFFTNPTSDRAKDFLSKILKH, encoded by the coding sequence ATGGCCGTCGATCCGCTGATCGAGCTGCGTGACGTCAACAAGCACTTCGGGGAGTTGCATGTCCTCCAGGACATCAACCTCACCGTCGGCAGGGGGGAGGTGGTCGTGGTCATCGGCCCGTCGGGGTCGGGAAAGTCGACACTCTGCCGGGCGATCAACCGTCTGGAGACCATCGAGTCCGGAGAGATCGTCCTCGACGGGCAGCCGCTGCCGGACGAGGGCAAGCCCCTGGCGCGGCTGCGCGCCGATGTCGGCATGGTCTTCCAGTCGTTCAACCTCTTCGCCCACAAGACCGTCCTCCAGAACGTCTCCCTGGGGCAGGTGAAGGTCCGCGGGCGCCGGAAGGAGGACGCCGAGAAGCGCTCCCGCGAACTGCTCGACCGGGTCGGCGTGGCCGACCAGGCGGACAAGTACCCGGCGCAGCTCTCCGGCGGCCAGCAGCAGCGCGTGGCCATCGCCCGCGCCCTGGCCATGGAGCCCAAGGCGATGCTCTTCGACGAGCCGACCTCGGCCCTCGACCCGGAGATGATCAACGAGGTGCTGGAGGTCATGAAGCAACTGGCCCGCGAAGGCATGACCATGATCGTCGTCACGCACGAGATGGGCTTCGCCCGCTCGGCCGCCAATCGCGTCGTCTTCATGGCCGACGGCCGGATCGTCGAGGACCGCACCCCCGACGAGTTCTTCACCAACCCCACCAGCGACCGCGCCAAGGACTTCCTCTCCAAGATCCTCAAGCACTGA
- a CDS encoding CocE/NonD family hydrolase, translated as MGHHRKALRTTAVGAVSATLVAGTALGLAPTAQAAPNPIRFVDITGDGGTVLKANVVTPAGADGTHRYPLLVMPTSWGLPQVEYLAQAQKLADSGYVVVTYNVRGFWQSGGEIEVAGPPDIADASKVIDWALAHTPSDAGHIGMAGVSYGAGISLLTAAHDKRVRAVASLSGWADLIGSIYSGRTQHVQAAALLDGASVVTGRQSAELRQVFDDFYASNLAKEPELVAWGKKRSAATYVDQINKNGAAVMLANAWGDTIFPPNQYADFYEKLTGPKRLEMRPGDHATAEMTGLFGLPNDVWKDTERWFDHYLRGEDNGIDREQPVQLKSRSAGGYEGYPDWKSAGATHRKIALAGTTTIRTNVNSGADGGVVFLSSILDQVAQLPPMASIPLLPRRWAAVWQSEKYATAQQVRGTATLHTTLTPTKESGTLVAYLYDVGPLGLGKLVTNAPYTFHGRTPGKPFGVDLELYSTAYDVPAGHRLALVVDTVDPLYIEHNPSGAQLTFSSPANDPSYVSVPLREQ; from the coding sequence GTGGGACACCACCGCAAGGCCCTGCGCACCACCGCCGTAGGCGCCGTCTCGGCGACCCTGGTCGCCGGTACCGCCCTCGGACTCGCCCCCACCGCACAGGCGGCGCCGAACCCGATCCGGTTCGTCGACATCACCGGCGACGGCGGCACCGTCCTCAAGGCCAACGTCGTCACGCCGGCCGGCGCCGACGGCACGCACCGCTACCCGCTGCTCGTCATGCCCACGAGCTGGGGGCTGCCCCAGGTCGAGTACCTGGCCCAGGCCCAGAAGCTCGCCGACTCCGGGTACGTCGTCGTCACCTACAACGTGCGCGGCTTCTGGCAGTCGGGCGGCGAGATAGAAGTCGCGGGCCCGCCCGACATAGCCGACGCCTCGAAAGTCATCGACTGGGCGCTGGCCCACACCCCCTCGGACGCCGGGCACATCGGCATGGCGGGCGTCTCCTACGGCGCCGGCATCAGCCTGCTCACCGCCGCGCACGACAAGCGGGTCCGCGCGGTCGCCTCGCTGAGCGGCTGGGCCGACCTGATCGGCTCGATCTACAGCGGGCGCACCCAGCACGTCCAGGCGGCCGCCCTGCTGGACGGCGCGAGCGTGGTGACGGGCCGGCAGAGCGCCGAACTCCGGCAGGTCTTCGACGACTTCTACGCCTCCAACCTGGCGAAGGAACCGGAGCTCGTCGCCTGGGGGAAGAAACGTTCCGCTGCGACCTACGTCGACCAGATCAACAAGAACGGCGCGGCGGTCATGCTCGCCAACGCCTGGGGCGACACGATCTTCCCGCCCAACCAGTACGCCGACTTCTACGAGAAGCTGACCGGCCCGAAGCGGCTGGAAATGCGCCCCGGAGACCACGCCACCGCGGAGATGACCGGCCTGTTCGGGCTGCCCAACGACGTGTGGAAGGACACCGAGCGCTGGTTCGACCACTACCTCAGGGGCGAGGACAACGGCATCGACCGGGAACAGCCCGTCCAGCTCAAGTCCCGCTCGGCGGGCGGCTACGAGGGCTACCCGGACTGGAAGTCGGCCGGCGCGACGCACCGGAAGATCGCCCTCGCGGGCACCACCACGATCCGTACGAACGTGAACTCGGGGGCCGACGGCGGAGTCGTCTTCCTGTCCAGCATCCTCGACCAGGTGGCCCAGCTGCCCCCGATGGCCTCGATCCCCCTGCTCCCCCGCCGCTGGGCCGCCGTGTGGCAGTCGGAGAAGTACGCCACGGCCCAACAGGTGCGCGGGACGGCGACGTTGCACACGACCCTCACCCCGACCAAGGAGAGCGGCACCCTCGTCGCCTACCTGTACGACGTGGGGCCGCTCGGCCTCGGCAAGCTGGTCACCAACGCGCCGTACACCTTCCACGGGCGCACTCCCGGAAAGCCGTTCGGCGTCGACCTGGAGCTGTACTCCACGGCCTACGACGTCCCGGCCGGGCACCGCCTCGCCCTGGTCGTCGACACGGTCGACCCGCTCTACATCGAGCACAACCCGTCCGGCGCGCAGCTGACCTTCTCCTCGCCGGCGAACGACCCGTCGTACGTGTCGGTTCCGCTGCGCGAGCAGTGA
- a CDS encoding exodeoxyribonuclease III translates to MRIATWNVNSITARLPRLLAWLESSGTDVLCLQEAKVAEDQFPSEQLRELGYESAVHATGRWNGVAVLSRVGIEDVVKGLPGDPGFDGSVEPRAISATCGPLRVWSVYVPNGREVDHPHYAYKLQWFEALKAAVAGDASGSRPFAVMGDYNVAPTDDDVFDRAAFEGSTHVTPAERAALASLREAGLADVVPRPLKYEHPFTYWDYRQLCFPKNRGMRIDLVYANQPFTKAVKDAYVDREERKGKGASDHAPVVVDLDV, encoded by the coding sequence ATGCGCATCGCGACCTGGAACGTGAACTCGATCACCGCCCGCCTGCCGAGGCTCCTGGCCTGGCTGGAGAGCAGCGGCACGGACGTGCTGTGCCTCCAGGAGGCCAAGGTCGCCGAGGACCAGTTCCCGTCGGAGCAGCTGCGCGAGCTGGGCTACGAGTCGGCGGTCCACGCGACCGGCCGGTGGAACGGCGTGGCGGTGCTGTCCCGCGTCGGCATCGAGGACGTCGTCAAGGGCCTGCCCGGCGACCCCGGGTTCGACGGCTCGGTGGAGCCCCGCGCCATCTCGGCGACATGCGGCCCGCTCCGCGTCTGGTCGGTCTACGTGCCGAACGGCCGTGAGGTGGACCACCCGCACTACGCCTACAAGCTCCAGTGGTTCGAGGCCCTCAAGGCCGCCGTCGCCGGTGACGCGTCCGGCAGCCGCCCCTTCGCGGTGATGGGCGACTACAACGTGGCGCCGACGGACGACGACGTCTTCGACCGCGCTGCCTTCGAGGGCTCCACCCACGTCACCCCGGCCGAGCGCGCCGCCCTCGCCTCCCTTCGCGAGGCGGGCCTGGCCGACGTGGTCCCGCGGCCCCTGAAGTACGAGCACCCGTTCACGTACTGGGACTACCGCCAGCTCTGCTTCCCGAAGAACCGGGGCATGCGCATCGACCTGGTGTACGCCAACCAGCCGTTCACGAAGGCGGTCAAGGACGCGTACGTGGACCGCGAGGAGCGCAAGGGCAAGGGCGCGTCGGACCACGCGCCGGTCGTCGTGGACCTGGATGTCTAG
- a CDS encoding MBL fold metallo-hydrolase, with amino-acid sequence MKLTKKSHACVRLEKDGQTLVLDPGGFSEEDAALGADAILVTHEHPDHFDEFRLRAAMENNPAARIWTLKSVAEKISSAFPGRVHTVGHGDTFTAAGFEVQVHGELHAVIHPDIPQITNVGYLVDGGKVFHPGDALTVPGHRVETLMLPVMAPWSKISEVIDYVREVKPQRAYDIHDAYLTDLARPIYDRQIGQLGGSEHLRLTPGDSAEV; translated from the coding sequence ATGAAGCTCACGAAGAAGTCGCACGCCTGCGTCCGCCTCGAGAAGGACGGTCAGACCCTCGTCCTCGACCCCGGCGGGTTCAGCGAGGAGGACGCCGCGCTCGGCGCGGACGCGATCCTCGTCACCCACGAGCACCCCGACCACTTCGACGAGTTCCGGCTGCGCGCCGCGATGGAGAACAACCCGGCCGCCCGGATCTGGACCCTGAAGTCCGTCGCCGAGAAGATCTCCTCGGCGTTCCCCGGCCGCGTGCACACCGTCGGTCACGGCGACACCTTCACCGCCGCCGGTTTCGAGGTCCAGGTCCACGGCGAGCTCCACGCGGTGATCCACCCGGACATCCCGCAGATCACCAACGTCGGCTACCTCGTCGACGGCGGCAAGGTCTTCCACCCCGGCGACGCCCTCACCGTCCCCGGCCACCGGGTCGAGACGCTGATGCTCCCGGTGATGGCCCCCTGGAGCAAGATCTCGGAGGTCATCGACTACGTCCGCGAGGTGAAGCCGCAGCGCGCCTACGACATCCACGACGCCTACCTGACCGACCTCGCCCGCCCGATCTACGACCGCCAGATCGGGCAGCTCGGCGGCTCGGAGCACCTGCGGCTGACACCGGGAGACTCCGCCGAGGTCTGA
- a CDS encoding SGNH/GDSL hydrolase family protein, which yields MPAAAARAVEERRAAPLPLERLFDNIAVSDDDRPTRADFDGSGASLSAQDLTAAGWTPGRGLTVQGARLTWPRRQPGEPDNVRAAGQDVRVTGRGDALAFLVAGTGGTEAGGPGVITYANGTRSAYRVTAPDWRTGPLATKAVALPHINTPGGQLAERARLYVLTVPLVPGRPVASVRLPHATGLHVFAVSVRTATRGWTGSWTTSAGGYSAVGPWTDRTLRLVVHTSAGGSRVRVRFDNTFAAAPVRIGSATVAVRASGAAARGTPVPLSFGGAESVEIPAGAQAYSDPLGFAVPADADLLVSFHLPGTVAAAPVHRLAQQRSYVSGPGDHAADGSADAYSSVITSWPLLAGVDVSGGPGSVVLLGDSITDGDKSTVDANRRWPNVLSDRLLRQNTVPRYGVLNQGISGNRVVTDRYPGDGVSTDTAGVSALHRFDRDVLAQPSARTAVVFEGVNDLRWGTSAEQVIAGLRELAARGHARGVRMLAATILPCEGEARCTAAVDSERVAVNEWIRDGGVFDGVLDFDAVVRDPQRPSRILPAYDSGDHLHPGDAGLAALADSVDLRLL from the coding sequence ATGCCGGCGGCAGCGGCGCGGGCCGTCGAGGAGCGGCGGGCCGCGCCGCTGCCGCTGGAGCGGCTGTTCGACAACATCGCCGTCAGCGACGACGACCGGCCCACGCGGGCCGATTTCGACGGTTCCGGTGCCTCCCTGTCGGCCCAGGACCTCACGGCCGCGGGCTGGACGCCCGGCCGCGGCCTCACCGTCCAGGGGGCCCGGCTGACCTGGCCGCGGCGGCAGCCCGGCGAGCCGGACAACGTCCGCGCGGCCGGCCAGGACGTACGCGTCACGGGGCGCGGGGACGCCCTCGCCTTCCTGGTGGCGGGCACCGGCGGCACCGAGGCGGGCGGCCCGGGCGTGATCACGTACGCGAACGGCACCCGCTCGGCGTACCGGGTGACCGCGCCCGACTGGCGCACCGGGCCGCTCGCCACGAAGGCGGTGGCCCTGCCGCACATCAACACGCCCGGCGGGCAACTCGCCGAGCGGGCCCGCCTGTACGTCCTGACCGTGCCGCTGGTCCCGGGGCGCCCGGTCGCCTCGGTCCGGCTGCCGCACGCGACCGGGCTGCACGTCTTCGCGGTGTCGGTACGGACCGCGACGCGGGGCTGGACGGGCAGCTGGACGACGTCGGCCGGCGGCTACAGCGCGGTCGGGCCCTGGACGGACCGGACGCTGCGGCTGGTCGTGCACACATCGGCGGGCGGGTCCCGGGTACGGGTGCGCTTCGACAACACCTTCGCGGCGGCGCCGGTACGGATCGGCAGCGCGACGGTCGCCGTGCGGGCGTCGGGTGCGGCTGCACGCGGAACGCCGGTGCCGCTGTCCTTCGGTGGTGCGGAGAGCGTGGAGATCCCGGCCGGGGCCCAGGCGTACAGCGATCCGCTGGGCTTCGCCGTCCCGGCGGACGCCGATCTGCTGGTGAGCTTTCACCTGCCCGGCACCGTGGCGGCGGCGCCCGTGCACCGGCTCGCGCAGCAGCGGTCGTACGTCAGCGGGCCGGGCGACCACGCGGCGGACGGCTCCGCGGACGCGTACAGCTCGGTGATCACCAGCTGGCCGCTGCTCGCCGGGGTCGATGTGAGCGGCGGGCCCGGGTCCGTGGTGCTGCTCGGGGACTCGATCACCGACGGCGACAAGTCCACGGTCGACGCCAACCGGCGCTGGCCGAACGTCCTGTCCGACCGGCTGCTCCGGCAGAACACCGTCCCACGCTACGGCGTGCTGAACCAGGGCATCTCGGGCAACCGCGTGGTCACCGACCGGTATCCCGGCGACGGGGTGTCCACGGACACGGCCGGGGTGAGTGCCCTGCACCGCTTCGACCGGGACGTCCTCGCCCAGCCGTCGGCGCGGACGGCGGTCGTCTTCGAAGGCGTCAACGACCTGCGCTGGGGCACCTCGGCGGAGCAGGTGATCGCGGGCCTGCGCGAGCTGGCGGCACGCGGGCATGCCCGGGGTGTCAGGATGCTCGCGGCGACGATCCTGCCGTGCGAGGGCGAGGCGCGCTGCACGGCCGCCGTCGACTCCGAGCGGGTCGCGGTGAACGAGTGGATCCGGGACGGCGGGGTCTTCGACGGCGTGCTCGACTTCGACGCGGTGGTCCGGGACCCGCAACGGCCGTCCCGGATCCTGCCCGCGTACGACAGCGGGGACCACCTGCATCCGGGCGACGCGGGACTCGCCGCCCTGGCGGACTCGGTCGACCTGCGGCTGCTGTGA
- the ggt gene encoding gamma-glutamyltransferase produces MRRPVARNLTVLAVAAAVVVSVGAAAPPTAQSTGGEKSPLAVGYGGAVSSVDRDASAAGIEVLRKGGNAVDAAVATAAALGVTEPYSAGVGGGGYFVYYDAKSRTVHTIDGRETAPLTADKNLFVENGKPIPFADAVSSGLSVGTPGSPATWQTALDKWGSKPLAGVLQPAERLAREGFRVDETFRSQTASNETRFRYFPATAELFLPGGRLPVVGSTFKNPDLARTYAELARKGVGALYRGDIGRDIVDTVNKPPVDPASGWNARPGDLSERDLAAYRAKLQAPTRTSYRGLGVYSMAPSSSGGTTIGEALNILERTDLSKASQAQYLHRYIEASRIAFADRGRWVGDPAFEDVPTKELLSQRFADSRECLIKDDAVLTSPLAPGDPRRPERCGSGGTAAPTTYEGDSTTHLTVADKWGNVVAYTLTIEQTGGSGITVPGRGFLLNNELTDFSFTPANPAVHDPNLPGPGKRPRSSISPTIVLDRHDRPVVALGSPGGATIITTVLQTLIGFLDRGLPLVDAIAAPRASQRNAAQTELEPGLYDNAGLRKQLEAIGHSFKVNPEIGAATGVQRLPDGKWLAAAETVRRGGGSAMVVRPVR; encoded by the coding sequence ATGCGTCGCCCTGTCGCACGGAATCTGACGGTCCTGGCGGTTGCGGCCGCCGTGGTGGTGTCGGTGGGAGCGGCGGCGCCACCCACCGCGCAGAGCACCGGCGGTGAGAAGAGCCCCCTGGCAGTCGGCTACGGCGGCGCCGTCTCCAGCGTCGACCGGGACGCCTCCGCCGCCGGTATCGAGGTCCTGCGCAAGGGCGGCAACGCCGTCGACGCGGCCGTCGCCACGGCCGCCGCGCTCGGTGTCACCGAGCCCTACTCGGCCGGCGTCGGCGGAGGCGGCTACTTCGTCTACTACGACGCCAAGTCCCGCACGGTCCACACCATCGACGGCCGCGAGACCGCCCCGCTGACGGCCGACAAGAACCTGTTCGTCGAGAACGGCAAGCCCATCCCCTTCGCCGACGCCGTCAGCAGCGGCCTGAGCGTCGGCACCCCCGGCTCGCCCGCCACCTGGCAGACGGCACTGGACAAGTGGGGCAGCAAGCCGCTCGCCGGCGTGCTGCAGCCGGCCGAGCGGCTCGCCCGCGAGGGCTTCAGGGTCGACGAGACCTTCCGCTCGCAGACGGCGTCCAACGAGACCCGCTTCCGCTACTTCCCGGCCACCGCCGAGCTGTTCCTGCCCGGCGGACGGCTTCCCGTCGTCGGCTCCACCTTCAAGAACCCGGACCTCGCCCGCACCTACGCGGAGCTGGCCCGCAAGGGCGTCGGCGCCCTCTACCGCGGTGACATCGGCCGGGACATCGTCGACACGGTCAACAAGCCGCCCGTGGACCCCGCCTCGGGCTGGAACGCCCGCCCCGGCGACCTCTCCGAGAGGGACCTGGCCGCCTACCGCGCCAAGCTCCAGGCACCCACCAGGACCTCGTACCGCGGCCTCGGCGTCTACTCCATGGCGCCGTCCTCCTCCGGTGGCACGACGATCGGCGAGGCGCTCAACATCCTGGAGCGGACCGACCTGTCGAAGGCGAGCCAGGCGCAGTACCTGCACCGCTACATCGAGGCAAGCAGGATCGCCTTCGCGGACCGGGGCCGCTGGGTGGGCGACCCGGCCTTCGAAGACGTACCGACCAAGGAATTGCTGTCGCAGCGGTTCGCCGACTCGCGCGAGTGCCTGATCAAGGACGACGCGGTGCTCACCAGTCCGCTGGCGCCGGGTGATCCGCGCCGTCCCGAGCGGTGCGGCTCCGGCGGTACGGCCGCTCCGACGACGTACGAGGGCGACAGCACGACGCATCTGACGGTGGCCGACAAGTGGGGGAACGTCGTCGCCTACACGCTCACCATCGAGCAGACGGGCGGCAGCGGGATCACCGTGCCGGGGCGGGGGTTCCTCCTCAACAACGAGCTGACGGACTTCTCCTTCACCCCGGCGAATCCCGCCGTGCACGACCCGAACCTGCCGGGGCCGGGGAAGCGGCCGCGGTCGTCGATCTCGCCGACGATCGTTCTCGACCGGCATGACAGGCCCGTGGTGGCGCTCGGCTCGCCCGGTGGGGCGACCATCATCACGACCGTGCTGCAGACGCTGATCGGGTTCCTCGACCGGGGGTTGCCGCTGGTGGACGCGATCGCGGCGCCCCGGGCCAGTCAGCGGAACGCCGCGCAGACCGAGTTGGAACCCGGGTTGTACGACAACGCCGGGTTGAGGAAGCAGTTGGAGGCGATCGGGCACTCCTTCAAGGTGAACCCGGAGATCGGGGCGGCCACGGGGGTGCAGCGGTTGCCGGACGGGAAATGGCTCGCCGCGGCGGAGACCGTGCGGCGCGGTGGCGGGTCGGCGATGGTGGTGCGGCCGGTGCGGTGA
- a CDS encoding DUF6278 family protein, whose product MNIPFLGNRRRKLGVPDPAGIAELLAECELLRSQASRAGVRLDDSAASLEALDQLVPRWRDDEETLTWLGNDAGLYLGTVIVRTVAGAAWEIRSDGQPVVRLASGREFDVVDSGHEWAANGVPELSQLYAEVAEA is encoded by the coding sequence ATGAACATCCCTTTCCTGGGCAACCGGCGCCGGAAGCTCGGGGTGCCCGATCCGGCAGGCATCGCGGAACTCCTCGCCGAGTGTGAACTGCTCCGCTCCCAGGCGTCCCGGGCGGGTGTCCGGCTCGACGACTCGGCGGCCTCGCTGGAGGCTCTGGACCAGCTCGTGCCACGCTGGCGGGACGACGAGGAGACCCTGACCTGGCTCGGCAACGACGCAGGGCTCTACCTGGGCACCGTCATCGTGCGCACCGTGGCGGGAGCAGCCTGGGAGATCCGGTCCGACGGACAGCCCGTGGTGCGGCTCGCCTCCGGCCGGGAGTTCGACGTCGTGGACTCAGGTCACGAGTGGGCCGCGAACGGGGTGCCCGAGCTGTCCCAGCTGTACGCGGAAGTCGCGGAGGCGTGA
- a CDS encoding ATP-dependent Clp protease ATP-binding subunit translates to MSSGFTSPEGYGSDPFGEFLARFFGGPRPGPRQIDIGRLLSQPARELVRGAAQYAAEHGSRDLDTEHLLRAALATEPTRTLLSKAGANPDSLASQIDERSGPAQHTPDDAPPPTALSLTPAAKRALLDAHDMARARGYGYIGPEHVLSALASNPDSAAGHILNAARFAPSEPPEAPEAPQAERPRPTNTPTLDKYGRDLTELARQGRIDPVIGRDQEIEQTVEVLSRRGKNNPVLIGDAGVGKTAIVEGLAQRISEGDVPDVLIGRRVVALDLTGVVAGTRYRGDFEERMNNIVGEIRAHSDQLIIFIDELHTVVGAGAGGGDGGSMDAGNILKPALARGELHIVGATTLEEYRRIEKDAALARRFQPIMVPEPTAADAIEILRGLQDRYEAHHQVRYTDEALVAAVELSDRYLTDRRLPDKAIDLIDQAGARVRLRARTKGTDVRAMERELEQLTRDKDQAVADEQYEQATQLRDRIVELKLRITQAGGEGEIDEGQDLVVGAEAIAEVVSRQTGIPVSSLTQEEKDRLLHLEEHLHERVVGQDEAVRVVSDAVLRSRAGLASPDRPIGSFLFLGPTGVGKTELARALAEALFGSEDRMVRLDMSEYQERHTVSRLVGAPPGYVGHEEAGQLTEVVRRHPYSLLLLDEVEKAHPDVFNILLQVLDDGRLTDSQGRTVDFTNTVIVMTSNLGSEVITRRGASVGFASGGADADEEARREQILRPLREHFRPEFLNRIDEIVVFRQLSTEQLRRITNLLLDRTRSLVRSKGISVTFTDRAVEWLADHGYQPEYGARPLRRTIQREVDNELSRLLLDGRVSEGGRVTVDTEDGHLAFRTQETPPAEL, encoded by the coding sequence ATGAGCAGCGGCTTCACCAGCCCGGAGGGCTACGGCTCGGATCCCTTCGGAGAATTCCTCGCACGCTTCTTCGGCGGACCGCGTCCCGGTCCACGGCAGATCGACATCGGCCGGCTGCTCAGTCAGCCGGCCCGGGAGCTCGTCCGCGGCGCCGCCCAGTACGCCGCCGAGCACGGCAGCCGGGATCTCGACACGGAACACCTGCTGCGGGCGGCGCTCGCCACCGAGCCCACCCGGACCCTGCTCAGCAAGGCCGGTGCGAACCCCGACTCGCTGGCGTCGCAGATCGACGAGCGGTCGGGCCCGGCCCAGCACACCCCGGACGACGCACCGCCGCCGACCGCGCTCTCCCTCACCCCGGCCGCCAAGCGCGCCCTGCTGGACGCGCACGACATGGCCCGGGCCCGCGGCTACGGCTACATCGGGCCGGAGCACGTGCTCAGCGCCCTGGCCTCGAACCCCGACTCGGCCGCCGGGCACATCCTCAACGCGGCCCGTTTCGCCCCCTCGGAACCCCCCGAGGCCCCGGAGGCGCCCCAGGCCGAGCGGCCGCGCCCGACGAACACGCCGACCCTCGACAAGTACGGCCGCGACCTCACCGAGCTGGCCCGGCAGGGCCGTATCGACCCGGTGATCGGCCGGGACCAGGAGATCGAGCAGACCGTCGAGGTCCTCTCCCGCCGCGGCAAGAACAACCCGGTGCTGATCGGCGACGCGGGCGTCGGCAAGACCGCCATCGTGGAGGGGCTGGCGCAGCGCATCTCCGAGGGGGACGTGCCCGACGTGCTGATCGGGCGCCGCGTGGTCGCCCTGGACCTGACGGGTGTGGTCGCGGGCACCCGCTACCGGGGCGACTTCGAGGAGCGGATGAACAACATCGTCGGTGAGATCCGCGCCCACTCGGACCAGTTGATCATCTTCATCGACGAGTTGCACACGGTCGTGGGCGCCGGTGCCGGCGGCGGCGACGGCGGCTCCATGGACGCGGGCAACATCCTCAAGCCGGCCCTCGCCCGCGGCGAGCTGCACATCGTGGGCGCCACGACGCTGGAGGAGTACCGCCGGATCGAGAAGGACGCGGCGCTGGCCCGCCGCTTCCAGCCGATCATGGTGCCGGAACCGACCGCGGCCGACGCGATCGAGATTCTGCGCGGCCTCCAGGACCGCTACGAGGCCCACCACCAGGTCCGCTACACCGACGAGGCCCTGGTCGCCGCCGTGGAGCTGTCCGACCGCTACCTCACCGACCGCCGGCTGCCGGACAAGGCGATCGACCTGATCGACCAGGCCGGTGCCCGGGTCCGGCTGCGCGCCCGCACCAAGGGCACCGACGTACGGGCCATGGAGCGGGAGCTGGAGCAGCTGACCCGGGACAAGGACCAGGCGGTCGCGGACGAGCAGTACGAGCAAGCCACCCAGTTGCGCGACCGGATCGTGGAGCTGAAGCTGCGGATCACCCAGGCCGGCGGCGAGGGCGAGATCGACGAGGGCCAGGACCTGGTCGTCGGGGCCGAGGCGATCGCCGAGGTGGTGTCCCGGCAGACCGGCATCCCGGTCAGCAGCCTCACCCAGGAGGAGAAGGACCGCCTGCTGCACCTGGAGGAGCATCTGCACGAGCGGGTGGTCGGCCAGGACGAGGCCGTGCGGGTCGTCTCGGACGCGGTGCTGCGCTCCCGCGCCGGACTGGCCAGCCCCGACCGCCCGATCGGCAGCTTCCTGTTCCTCGGCCCGACCGGCGTCGGCAAGACCGAACTGGCCCGGGCGCTCGCCGAGGCCCTGTTCGGCAGCGAGGACCGCATGGTCCGCCTCGACATGAGCGAGTACCAGGAGCGGCACACGGTCAGCCGCCTGGTCGGCGCCCCGCCCGGCTACGTCGGCCACGAGGAGGCCGGCCAGCTCACCGAGGTCGTCCGCCGGCACCCGTACTCGCTGCTCCTGCTGGACGAGGTGGAGAAGGCCCACCCGGACGTCTTCAACATCCTGCTCCAGGTCCTCGACGACGGACGCCTCACCGACTCCCAGGGCCGCACGGTCGACTTCACGAACACCGTCATCGTGATGACCAGCAACCTCGGCTCCGAGGTGATCACCCGCCGCGGTGCCTCCGTGGGCTTCGCGTCAGGCGGCGCCGACGCGGACGAGGAGGCCCGGCGCGAACAGATCCTGCGCCCGCTGCGGGAGCACTTCCGCCCCGAGTTCCTCAACCGCATCGACGAGATCGTCGTCTTCCGCCAGCTCAGCACGGAACAGCTGCGCCGGATCACCAACCTCCTGCTGGACCGCACCAGGTCCCTGGTGCGGAGCAAGGGCATCTCGGTGACCTTCACCGACCGAGCGGTGGAGTGGCTCGCCGACCACGGCTACCAGCCGGAGTACGGCGCCCGCCCGTTGCGCCGCACGATCCAGCGCGAGGTGGACAACGAGCTGTCCCGACTGCTGCTGGACGGCCGGGTGTCGGAGGGCGGCCGGGTGACGGTGGACACGGAGGACGGCCACCTTGCGTTCCGCACCCAGGAGACGCCACCCGCCGAGTTGTGA